One genomic region from Lineus longissimus chromosome 6, tnLinLong1.2, whole genome shotgun sequence encodes:
- the LOC135489504 gene encoding dual specificity protein kinase shkC-like — translation MIDGEAKINARIRHPNVVQFLGVAKEPGRIYIVSELVDGCNMEDAIFDEERKREMGIGHVDKLFVAKQCVQAVAAYLHTLVPPVIHKDIKPANVSIRKNCFTTKLCDLGISKVKSLTAANTACAGNPGGTPAYIAPECLLAGKKATAATDIRSLAITLIEFFIEEDAWSVDDEVDAVLAIQRRMKNEEIPHIPSATQCSDQIRKTITMCVHYNPGVRPCAVDFMKAF, via the coding sequence ATGATTGATGGAGAGGCTAAAATAAACGCTCGCATCCGGCATCCGAATGTCGTTCAGTTTCTCGGAGTTGCGAAGGAACCAGGCCGCATTTACATCGTGAGCGAGCTAGTTGATGGTTGCAATATGGAGGATGCAATTTTCGATGAAGAAAGAAAGAGGGAAATGGGGATAGGTCACGTGGATAAGTTGTTTGTTGCAAAGCAGTGTGTCCAAGCAGTAGCAGCTTATCTTCACACATTAGTTCCGCCGGTTATCCACAAGGATATCAAACCTGCCAATGTTTCGATCAGGAAGAACTGCTTCACTACGAAGCTTTGTGACTTAGGTATAAGTAAAGTAAAATCTCTTACTGCGGCAAATACTGCCTGTGCAGGAAATCCTGGCGGCACCCCGGCTTACATTGCACCAGAGTGCCTCTTGGCCGGTAAGAAGGCAACAGCAGCGACGGATATCAGGTCACTGGCAATAACGCTGATCGAATTTTTCATTGAGGAAGACGCATGGTCcgttgatgatgaagttgatgcTGTTTTAGCAATACAGAGAAGAATGAAGAATGAAGAAATTCCTCATATTCCCTCGGCAACTCAATGTTCGGACCAGATAAGAAAGACCATTACTATGTGTGTGCATTACAACCCTGGTGTCCGACCTTGTGCTGTAGATTTCATGAAAGCTTTTTGA